In Sphingopyxis sp. FD7, a single window of DNA contains:
- a CDS encoding strawberry notch-like NTP hydrolase domain-containing protein, whose product MTNLPLAGASVRLPAASDPDNIALAIIAAAQDLLGHLAAGRRIDSSAIRTAMQSAFGASDASGAWDWKTAYEAVEVAQVLFMRRYGPAIHARSADPFDRLKLVERIAALAPTQTRRSEEMQLYQQFSTPLGLAWIAGFAAGFGPGELVLEPSAGTGLLAIQAELGASRLALNEVADVRAALLRQLFGESHVSVHDAAQIHDRLDPVIVPTCIVMNPPFSAALGIEARVADTAFRHLSSAVARLADGGRLVAITGANCSPDHSTWRSAFVRLQEKARVVFTAPIAGAVYAAHGTTFETRLTVIDKLPAIDPTSFPATPGMAPDLAALLRWLITALPPRSPVAVAPLPAPIAQSAKRSATTARTKLSVVPSAEPCGVELAYETADWSDDAMARLSDTLYEPYALQSLRIPDARPHPTMLVQSAAMASVAPPKPSYRPHLPEGLVEQGMLSDAQLESVIYVGEAHSSHLEGRWTIDATYDKVEAAPDDSETAVRFRKGWFLGDGTGAGKGRQVAGIILDNWLKGRRRAIWISKSDKLLEDAQRDWCALGQETLLVTPLARFRQGAPIRLDQGILFTTYATLRSDARDGRVSRVQQIVDWLGHDFDGVIVFDESHAMQNAGGGKSERGDAAPSQQGRAGLRLQHALPDARVLYVSATGATTVENLAYAQRLGLWGGADFPFDKRTDFVTAIEAGGVAAMEVLARDLKALGLYSARSLSYEGVEYELLEHQLTLDQVRIYDAYAGAFQVIHNHLDAALEASGVTSSSDGTLNAQAKSAARSAFESSKQRFFNHLITAMKTPTLIRAIEQGLADGHASVVQIVSTGEALLSRRLAEIDPGEWNDVRCDVTPREYVLDYLAHSFPTQLYEPYSDGDGNLASRPAYDADGNVIQCREAIERRDRLIEHLASMEPVQGALDQIVQRFGTDMVAEVTGRSRRIVRKVDADGERFVVESRPVHANLAEAQAFMEDRKQILVFSDAGGTGRSYHADLGSRNQRLRHHYLLEAGWKADAAIQGLGRTNRTNQAQPPLFRPVATDVQAEKRFLSTIARRLDTLGAITRGQRQTGGQGLFRPEDNLESPYARDALRQFYLLIYAGKVEHCSLATFESMTGLSLTDGSGCLKDELPPIITFLNRLLALTIAMQNVLFTVFEQLLTAKVESAMASGTYDVGLETLTADSFSVAHSETIYAHPATGAETCLLTIAVRERNTPVTADAALDLLREPGAKLLVNSRSKRAAVQLPARSLMLDDGEVERRVRLIRPMEKLNFALAHLQETSWEQADESAFRLAWDAEVAQVSEFDTSELHIVTGLLLPIWKRLPEESTRVYRLRTDDGQTIVGRRVSQAWAANAVSADAPQLSPSQALALLREGHSVIDLTVGLQLRRSRLMQVNRIELTGFGPTAVDRLKAMGLFSEIISWKLRLFVPDDRVAGCQVLERLFTHHPLARILDRKAA is encoded by the coding sequence ATGACCAACCTGCCTTTGGCGGGCGCTTCCGTGCGCCTACCTGCCGCTTCCGACCCGGACAACATCGCCCTTGCCATCATCGCGGCAGCCCAAGACCTGCTCGGTCACCTTGCCGCCGGTCGCCGCATCGATTCTTCAGCCATCCGTACCGCCATGCAATCCGCCTTTGGTGCTAGCGACGCCAGCGGCGCCTGGGACTGGAAAACCGCCTACGAAGCGGTCGAGGTGGCCCAAGTCCTGTTCATGCGCCGCTATGGACCGGCGATCCATGCTAGGTCTGCCGATCCGTTCGACCGGCTGAAACTGGTCGAGCGCATTGCGGCCCTCGCGCCCACCCAGACCCGGCGCAGCGAGGAAATGCAGCTCTACCAGCAGTTCTCGACGCCGCTGGGGCTGGCATGGATCGCGGGGTTCGCGGCAGGCTTCGGTCCGGGCGAACTGGTTCTCGAACCGTCGGCAGGCACCGGTCTGCTCGCCATTCAGGCCGAACTTGGCGCGAGCAGGTTGGCATTGAACGAGGTTGCCGATGTACGGGCTGCGCTGCTGCGCCAGCTGTTCGGCGAAAGCCATGTTTCCGTCCACGACGCGGCGCAGATCCATGATCGGCTCGACCCTGTCATCGTCCCGACCTGCATCGTAATGAACCCGCCATTCTCGGCGGCGCTTGGCATCGAGGCCCGCGTTGCCGACACGGCATTTCGGCATCTGTCGTCCGCAGTCGCCCGGCTTGCCGATGGCGGTCGGCTCGTCGCCATCACCGGCGCGAACTGCTCGCCCGATCATAGTACATGGCGAAGTGCGTTCGTCCGCTTGCAGGAGAAGGCGCGCGTTGTGTTCACCGCGCCGATCGCGGGCGCCGTCTATGCGGCGCACGGCACGACCTTCGAAACCCGACTGACGGTGATCGACAAGTTGCCCGCCATCGATCCCACCTCGTTCCCGGCCACACCGGGCATGGCTCCCGACCTGGCGGCGCTGCTGCGCTGGCTGATCACTGCCCTTCCGCCACGTTCGCCAGTTGCTGTTGCACCGCTTCCCGCGCCGATTGCGCAAAGTGCCAAACGTTCAGCCACCACTGCCCGAACGAAGCTGTCGGTTGTCCCTTCCGCTGAACCGTGCGGCGTGGAACTTGCCTATGAGACCGCCGACTGGTCGGACGACGCCATGGCCCGGCTGAGCGACACGCTCTACGAGCCCTATGCGCTCCAGTCGCTGCGCATCCCGGACGCGCGGCCACATCCGACCATGCTGGTGCAATCCGCCGCCATGGCCTCGGTCGCGCCGCCCAAGCCGAGCTACCGGCCGCACCTGCCTGAAGGCCTTGTCGAACAGGGTATGCTCTCGGATGCCCAGCTGGAGTCCGTGATCTATGTTGGCGAAGCCCATTCCTCCCATCTCGAAGGGCGCTGGACCATCGATGCGACCTACGACAAGGTCGAGGCCGCCCCCGACGACAGCGAAACTGCCGTGCGCTTCCGCAAGGGCTGGTTCCTTGGCGATGGCACCGGCGCGGGCAAGGGCCGCCAGGTTGCCGGGATCATTCTCGACAATTGGCTCAAGGGCCGCCGCCGCGCAATCTGGATCTCGAAATCCGATAAACTGCTCGAGGATGCCCAGCGCGACTGGTGCGCATTGGGCCAGGAAACCTTGCTGGTAACCCCGCTCGCCCGTTTCCGCCAGGGCGCGCCGATCCGGCTCGATCAGGGCATCCTTTTTACGACCTATGCCACGCTACGCAGCGATGCGCGTGATGGGAGGGTTTCGCGGGTCCAGCAGATCGTCGATTGGCTTGGGCACGACTTCGATGGAGTCATTGTCTTCGACGAAAGCCATGCGATGCAGAATGCTGGTGGCGGCAAGAGCGAACGCGGCGATGCGGCACCCTCGCAGCAGGGCCGTGCGGGACTGCGGCTGCAACATGCGCTCCCCGACGCCCGTGTCCTCTACGTCTCGGCAACCGGGGCGACCACGGTCGAGAACCTTGCCTATGCGCAGCGCCTTGGCCTGTGGGGCGGCGCGGACTTCCCGTTCGACAAACGCACCGATTTCGTCACGGCGATCGAGGCAGGCGGCGTCGCGGCGATGGAGGTGCTGGCCCGCGACCTCAAGGCACTCGGGCTCTATTCCGCCCGTTCGCTGTCCTACGAAGGCGTCGAGTACGAACTGCTCGAACATCAGCTGACCCTCGACCAGGTCCGCATTTACGACGCCTACGCCGGGGCGTTTCAGGTGATCCACAACCACCTCGACGCCGCGCTCGAAGCCTCGGGCGTGACCAGCAGCAGCGATGGCACCTTGAATGCACAGGCAAAGTCTGCGGCCCGCTCCGCCTTCGAATCGAGCAAACAGCGCTTCTTCAATCACCTGATCACGGCGATGAAGACCCCGACCCTGATCCGGGCGATCGAACAGGGCTTGGCCGATGGTCATGCCTCGGTCGTCCAGATCGTCTCGACCGGTGAAGCGCTGCTGTCGCGGCGGCTCGCCGAGATCGATCCGGGTGAATGGAACGACGTCCGCTGCGACGTGACCCCCAGGGAATACGTTCTGGACTATTTGGCTCACAGCTTCCCGACGCAGCTTTACGAGCCCTATTCAGACGGCGATGGCAACCTCGCCTCGCGGCCCGCCTATGATGCCGATGGCAACGTCATCCAATGCCGGGAGGCCATCGAACGGCGCGACCGACTGATCGAACATCTGGCGTCCATGGAACCGGTCCAGGGCGCGCTCGACCAGATCGTGCAGCGGTTCGGCACCGACATGGTTGCCGAGGTCACCGGACGTTCCCGCAGGATCGTTCGGAAAGTCGATGCAGACGGCGAACGGTTCGTGGTCGAGAGCCGGCCTGTCCATGCCAACCTCGCCGAAGCGCAGGCGTTCATGGAGGACCGGAAGCAGATCCTGGTCTTCTCCGACGCGGGCGGCACGGGGCGCAGCTACCACGCCGATCTCGGGAGTCGGAACCAGCGGCTGCGACATCACTACCTGCTCGAAGCCGGGTGGAAGGCCGATGCTGCGATCCAGGGGCTCGGGCGCACCAACCGCACCAATCAGGCGCAGCCGCCGCTGTTCCGCCCGGTGGCAACCGATGTGCAAGCCGAGAAACGCTTCCTTTCGACAATTGCTCGGCGGCTCGACACTCTTGGCGCAATCACGCGCGGGCAGCGCCAGACCGGCGGGCAAGGCCTGTTCCGCCCCGAAGACAATCTCGAAAGCCCCTATGCCCGCGACGCGCTGCGCCAGTTCTACCTGCTGATTTACGCGGGCAAGGTCGAGCACTGCTCGCTGGCGACCTTCGAGAGCATGACCGGGCTGTCGCTCACCGACGGTAGCGGGTGCCTGAAGGACGAACTGCCGCCGATCATCACCTTCCTCAACCGGCTGCTGGCGCTGACCATCGCCATGCAGAACGTCCTGTTCACGGTGTTCGAGCAGTTGCTGACCGCCAAGGTCGAGAGCGCGATGGCTAGCGGCACATATGATGTCGGGCTCGAGACGCTAACAGCGGACAGTTTCTCCGTGGCGCACAGCGAGACGATCTACGCACATCCCGCGACGGGTGCAGAGACCTGCTTACTCACGATCGCTGTCCGCGAGCGCAATACACCAGTGACCGCCGATGCGGCACTCGACTTGCTGCGCGAACCGGGTGCAAAATTGCTGGTCAATTCCCGTTCGAAGCGGGCGGCCGTGCAATTGCCCGCACGTAGCCTGATGCTCGATGACGGCGAGGTCGAACGCCGTGTTCGGCTGATCCGGCCCATGGAGAAGCTCAACTTCGCCCTCGCTCATCTGCAGGAAACCAGTTGGGAACAGGCCGACGAGTCCGCGTTCCGGTTGGCATGGGATGCCGAAGTTGCCCAAGTCTCCGAGTTCGACACTAGCGAACTGCACATCGTCACCGGTCTGCTGCTGCCGATCTGGAAGCGGCTTCCGGAGGAATCGACGCGCGTCTATCGCCTGCGCACGGACGACGGCCAGACCATTGTCGGTCGCCGGGTGTCACAGGCTTGGGCCGCGAATGCGGTCAGCGCGGATGCGCCGCAACTGTCGCCGTCGCAAGCTCTGGCGTTGCTGCGCGAAGGTCATAGTGTGATCGACCTGACAGTTGGTCTGCAACTGCGCCGCTCGCGGCTGATGCAGGTCAACCGGATCGAGCTGACCGGCTTCGGTCCGACCGCCGTTGACCGCCTCAAAGCCATGGGACTGTTCTCGGAAATCATCAGCTGGAAGCTCCGGCTGTTCGTGCCCGACGACCGTGTGGCGGGTTGCCAGGTGCTCGAACGACTGTTCACGCACCATCCGCTGGCGCGTATCCTCGACCGGAAAGCCGCGTGA
- a CDS encoding DUF6117 family protein, which yields MAIPDYARRNFETLLKAAEAGDLALMECTEVESGETRFVLCAVGRNDGDYVMTPFGHLAPGNPYEAYIPPA from the coding sequence ATGGCCATTCCTGACTATGCCCGGCGCAACTTCGAAACGCTGCTCAAAGCCGCCGAGGCCGGTGACCTGGCGCTGATGGAATGCACCGAGGTCGAGAGTGGCGAGACCCGCTTCGTCCTCTGCGCCGTTGGTCGCAATGACGGTGATTACGTGATGACGCCATTCGGCCATCTCGCCCCTGGCAACCCCTACGAAGCCTATATCCCGCCCGCCTGA
- a CDS encoding ParB/RepB/Spo0J family partition protein: MTTSQTKSSAKPLPKLVLSSSRDIPFSQLVLSQKNVRRVKVGISIEDLADDIYRRTLLQSLNVRAIVDADGQETGQFEVPAGGRRFRALELLVKTKRMAKDQPVPCVVREAGIAEEDSLAENVMREGLHPLDQFRAFSALIEAGLSEEDIAARFFVSVSTVRQRLRLASVAPSLLDAYADDGMTLEQLMAFTVTDNHARQEQVWEQVNQGHHAPAYQIRRLLTEDAIAASDRRVRFIGLDAYTEAGGYVMRDLFSSDDDGWLQDPALVELLVSEKLSEIAKEIGAEGWKWVEAAVDLPYGCERGKRRITGTTAPLTDEEQVRLDSLVEEYDAIGEEYSDGCDLPDEVDARLTEIDAELTALNCRPVSYEPEEQARAGVFVSLAHDGRLRIDRGYVRPEDEPVAEGQDATETGSVGGTAQRTTVVVGGQVQDTGGQDDEDDAIRPLPDRLIAELTAERTVALRDAVANAPQAAFLALLHALTLSVFRSHSTQGCVQIAVTQAWLGNVAPNLRECSWSQSIQARHEQLGEKLPDEPQALWDALAAMPHDEQMALLAHCVSLGVNALFEPTRGYDGRISAHGVAQRIAAADALASVVGLDMAQAGWTPTVDNYLGRVTKPRIIEAVREARGDATAVLIEHLKKGDMAREAERLLDGTGWLPEPLRLPVAEPDEGSTDLPNFLNDDHSDADEAYDPMAIAAE; this comes from the coding sequence ATGACCACGTCTCAAACCAAGTCGTCGGCCAAGCCACTGCCCAAGCTGGTGCTCAGTTCCTCACGCGACATCCCCTTTTCCCAGCTGGTGCTGAGCCAGAAGAACGTCCGGCGCGTGAAGGTCGGCATCTCGATCGAGGATCTGGCCGATGACATCTATCGCCGGACCCTGCTTCAGAGCCTCAATGTCCGCGCGATTGTCGATGCCGATGGCCAGGAGACTGGCCAGTTCGAGGTTCCTGCCGGCGGTCGCCGCTTCCGCGCGCTCGAACTGCTGGTCAAGACCAAGCGGATGGCGAAGGATCAGCCGGTGCCCTGCGTGGTGCGCGAGGCCGGCATCGCCGAGGAAGATTCGCTCGCCGAAAACGTGATGCGTGAAGGCCTGCATCCGCTCGACCAGTTCCGCGCCTTCAGCGCGCTGATCGAGGCTGGGCTGTCTGAAGAAGACATCGCAGCGCGGTTCTTCGTCTCAGTCTCGACCGTGCGGCAGCGTCTGCGGCTCGCTTCGGTCGCGCCCAGCCTGCTCGACGCCTACGCCGACGACGGCATGACGCTCGAACAGCTCATGGCTTTCACTGTCACCGACAACCATGCCCGCCAGGAGCAGGTCTGGGAACAGGTCAATCAGGGGCACCATGCGCCTGCGTACCAGATCCGCCGCCTGCTGACCGAGGATGCCATTGCTGCGAGCGACCGCCGCGTGCGCTTCATCGGGCTTGATGCTTACACCGAGGCGGGCGGCTATGTGATGCGCGACCTGTTCTCATCGGACGACGATGGCTGGCTGCAGGATCCGGCGCTGGTCGAACTGCTCGTCTCCGAAAAGCTGTCCGAGATCGCCAAGGAAATCGGTGCCGAAGGCTGGAAATGGGTCGAAGCGGCGGTCGATCTGCCCTACGGCTGCGAGCGCGGCAAACGCCGGATCACCGGCACGACCGCGCCCCTGACCGACGAAGAACAGGTGCGGCTCGATTCGCTGGTCGAGGAATACGACGCGATCGGCGAGGAATATAGCGATGGCTGCGACCTGCCCGACGAGGTCGATGCCAGGTTGACCGAGATCGACGCCGAACTCACCGCGCTCAATTGCCGCCCGGTCAGCTATGAGCCGGAAGAGCAGGCCCGCGCTGGCGTATTTGTGTCGCTCGCACACGACGGGCGACTGCGGATCGATCGCGGCTATGTTCGGCCGGAGGACGAGCCAGTTGCCGAGGGCCAAGATGCGACCGAAACCGGGAGCGTTGGCGGCACCGCCCAGCGCACTACCGTCGTGGTCGGCGGCCAGGTGCAGGATACCGGCGGTCAGGACGACGAGGACGACGCCATTCGTCCGCTGCCCGATCGGCTCATTGCCGAGCTGACCGCCGAACGCACGGTGGCGCTTCGTGATGCCGTGGCCAACGCCCCGCAGGCGGCCTTCCTCGCTCTGCTGCATGCGCTGACCCTGTCGGTGTTCCGCTCGCATAGCACCCAGGGCTGCGTGCAGATCGCCGTCACCCAGGCCTGGCTCGGCAATGTCGCCCCGAACCTGCGCGAGTGCAGCTGGAGCCAGTCGATCCAGGCACGACACGAGCAGTTGGGCGAAAAGCTGCCCGACGAACCGCAGGCACTGTGGGATGCACTCGCCGCCATGCCGCATGACGAACAGATGGCGCTGCTCGCGCATTGCGTGTCGCTCGGCGTCAACGCCCTGTTCGAACCTACCCGGGGTTATGACGGGCGCATCTCGGCCCACGGCGTGGCCCAGCGGATCGCGGCAGCCGATGCCCTCGCATCCGTCGTTGGGCTCGACATGGCGCAGGCGGGCTGGACGCCGACGGTCGACAATTATCTCGGCCGCGTGACCAAGCCGCGGATCATCGAGGCCGTACGCGAAGCCAGGGGCGATGCGACCGCCGTACTGATCGAGCACCTCAAGAAGGGCGACATGGCGCGCGAAGCCGAACGCCTGCTCGATGGCACGGGCTGGTTGCCCGAACCGCTGCGTCTGCCAGTCGCCGAGCCGGATGAAGGCAGCACTGATCTGCCCAATTTCCTGAACGACGACCATTCCGACGCCGACGAAGCATACGATCCCATGGCGATTGCCGCCGAATGA
- a CDS encoding DUF932 domain-containing protein: MNMQVLDARRDVGGGYKVDVSRGQRIGRVSSEWFSRPDDERFLSLGDLACSVRGRSERSRTRVVESALIHVEANRNDPERLALILPGTDAPVMPTHWSFGQLASQVGAPAAYLRQLPAPLAAINLQYGLTSHRAEQIKTLETDNGRLELRAVTGPDYGRIYDHELVEAVQKIAGNGTGDTRWKVPGVLDWSTGVYNPRVDITCDTTTLYASDRDVFLFLVDDLNPIEAGRLPDGSPDLYFRGFYCWNSEVGAKTLGMASFYLRAVCQNRNLWGVEDFEEISIRHSKYAANRFAHEAAPALEGFANSSPQPFVNGIKAARERIVARTDEDRSDFLRNRGFSKAETGKIIETVLAEEGRPPESIFDFVQGITALARDKAHQDARLDMEGKAKKLLDRVH; this comes from the coding sequence ATGAATATGCAGGTTCTCGATGCGCGCCGCGACGTTGGCGGCGGCTATAAGGTTGATGTCTCACGCGGCCAGCGGATTGGTCGGGTTTCGTCGGAGTGGTTCTCGCGGCCCGATGATGAGCGCTTTCTCTCGCTTGGCGATCTGGCGTGTTCGGTGCGCGGGCGTTCCGAGCGCAGCCGGACCCGCGTCGTCGAAAGCGCGCTCATCCACGTCGAAGCAAACCGCAACGATCCTGAGCGACTGGCACTGATCCTGCCCGGCACCGATGCCCCCGTCATGCCGACGCACTGGAGCTTCGGCCAACTGGCGAGCCAGGTCGGCGCGCCTGCCGCCTATCTGCGTCAACTTCCGGCACCGCTCGCGGCGATCAATCTGCAATACGGCCTGACCTCGCACCGCGCCGAGCAGATCAAGACGCTCGAAACCGACAACGGAAGGCTCGAGCTGCGCGCCGTGACTGGGCCAGACTATGGCAGGATCTACGATCATGAACTCGTCGAAGCGGTGCAGAAGATCGCAGGTAATGGCACCGGCGACACGCGCTGGAAGGTGCCTGGCGTGCTCGACTGGTCCACCGGCGTCTACAATCCACGCGTCGATATCACATGCGACACGACCACGCTTTACGCCTCGGACCGTGATGTGTTCCTGTTCCTGGTCGACGATCTCAATCCGATCGAAGCCGGACGACTGCCCGACGGGTCGCCCGATCTCTACTTTCGCGGGTTCTACTGCTGGAACTCCGAGGTTGGGGCTAAAACGCTTGGCATGGCGAGCTTCTACCTGCGCGCGGTTTGCCAGAACCGGAACCTCTGGGGCGTGGAAGACTTCGAGGAAATCAGCATCCGCCACAGCAAGTATGCGGCGAACCGATTTGCCCACGAAGCTGCGCCGGCGCTGGAAGGTTTCGCCAACTCCTCGCCCCAGCCGTTCGTCAACGGCATCAAGGCGGCGCGCGAACGCATCGTCGCTCGCACCGACGAAGATCGCAGCGACTTCCTGCGGAACCGCGGCTTCTCCAAGGCCGAGACCGGCAAGATCATCGAGACCGTGCTGGCCGAGGAAGGTCGCCCGCCTGAGTCCATCTTCGACTTCGTGCAGGGTATCACCGCGCTGGCGCGCGACAAGGCCCACCAGGATGCCCGCCTCGACATGGAGGGCAAGGCCAAGAAGTTGCTCGACCGGGTCCATTGA
- a CDS encoding Fic family protein, which produces MSKLSIKASIFNIYNRHEIRHINAMDIATMEPMVPEEASKDLEDEVVTLIAEANRLAGRAHPILCESMGNLVRSMNCYYSNLIEGHDTHPRDIDRALANDFSAEPKRRELQQEAIAHIHVQRLIDEGRDPDVWPASAAYAAWLHEEFCSRLPPEMLWVTNPQTGEKLPVVPGEWRTRDVEVGRHLPPEHTDLARFMVRFDRAYTSPPLNSFRQIQAVGAVHHRFLWIHPFLDGNGRVARLMSHALFKRLGIGTSLWSVARGLARDEELYKKLLAQADGPREGDRDGRGNLTQRGLIAFCRFFLERSIDQIRFMNGLLEPDMLLRRIEIHVEEEIRSKRLQRGSYAVLREAVLAGEVERAKIPMLTGYEERGARNVTAALVERGMLTATSHKAALRLAFPADVAERWFPNLYPANAGTRI; this is translated from the coding sequence TTGTCCAAATTGTCAATTAAAGCTAGTATTTTCAACATTTACAACCGGCATGAAATCCGGCACATAAACGCGATGGATATTGCCACTATGGAACCTATGGTGCCCGAGGAGGCATCGAAAGACCTCGAAGACGAGGTCGTGACACTGATCGCCGAGGCCAATCGCCTCGCGGGTCGCGCGCACCCCATTCTTTGCGAATCCATGGGAAACCTCGTTCGGTCGATGAACTGCTATTATTCGAACCTCATCGAGGGACATGATACGCATCCGCGCGACATCGATCGCGCTTTGGCCAACGACTTCTCTGCGGAGCCCAAGCGCCGCGAACTGCAGCAGGAAGCGATTGCCCATATCCACGTCCAGCGGCTGATCGACGAAGGCCGCGATCCAGACGTTTGGCCCGCGTCCGCTGCCTATGCAGCTTGGCTGCATGAAGAATTCTGCTCGCGGCTGCCTCCCGAGATGCTGTGGGTGACGAATCCGCAAACCGGCGAAAAACTCCCTGTGGTTCCGGGCGAGTGGCGGACCCGTGATGTCGAGGTTGGGCGGCATCTCCCACCCGAGCATACCGACCTTGCGCGCTTCATGGTCCGGTTCGATCGGGCCTACACCTCGCCACCACTCAATAGTTTCCGACAAATCCAGGCCGTGGGTGCTGTCCATCACCGTTTCTTGTGGATCCATCCCTTTCTCGACGGCAACGGCCGTGTCGCGCGGTTGATGTCGCACGCCTTGTTCAAGCGGCTGGGCATCGGAACCAGCCTTTGGTCGGTTGCACGCGGCCTTGCCCGCGATGAGGAGCTTTACAAGAAACTGCTCGCGCAGGCCGACGGGCCGCGCGAAGGCGACCGGGATGGCCGGGGCAATCTGACCCAACGCGGCCTGATCGCCTTTTGCCGCTTCTTTCTGGAGCGCTCGATCGACCAGATCCGCTTCATGAACGGATTGCTTGAGCCGGATATGCTGCTGCGGCGCATCGAAATCCATGTCGAGGAAGAGATCCGCTCCAAGCGGTTGCAACGTGGCAGCTATGCGGTCTTGCGCGAGGCTGTATTGGCCGGCGAGGTCGAACGCGCCAAAATCCCGATGCTCACCGGCTATGAAGAGCGCGGCGCGCGCAATGTCACCGCCGCCCTGGTCGAGCGCGGCATGCTGACCGCAACCTCGCACAAAGCGGCCCTAAGGCTCGCCTTCCCCGCCGATGTCGCTGAGCGCTGGTTTCCGAACCTCTATCCGGCCAATGCGGGGACGCGGATATGA
- a CDS encoding IS3 family transposase (programmed frameshift), translating into MKTTRKRYSADFKAKVALEAIRGDLTLAELAAKHGVHHTMIASWKRQAIDGMAGTFSGAGDAAKVISESEVEKLHAKIGQLVVERDFLGESLRSMSVDWRRAMVEPAHHRLSISTQCRLLRISRSSYYYAPVPETDETLALMTVIDTAFLDCPWYGSRQMARHLRRAGHEVGRRRARRLMAKMGLTPIYQRPRTSDPHPQHRIYPYLLRKLTIERPNHVWCADVTYIPMRRGFLYLVAIMDWASRKVLAWRLSNTMDAGFCVAALEEALARFGKPEIFNTDQGSQFTSQAFTSVLRDAEVRISMDGRGRWMDNVFIERLWRSLKYECVYLHAFETGSELRAGLGRWITYYNTQRPHSGLAGRTPVEAYRRIGQSDHGGHAPHDLMIKQAA; encoded by the exons ATGAAGACGACGAGAAAGCGCTACAGCGCGGATTTCAAAGCCAAGGTGGCGCTGGAGGCGATCCGGGGCGACCTGACGCTGGCGGAGCTGGCAGCCAAGCATGGCGTGCATCACACGATGATCGCATCGTGGAAACGCCAGGCCATCGATGGGATGGCAGGCACCTTCTCCGGGGCCGGCGATGCGGCTAAGGTTATCAGCGAGAGCGAGGTAGAGAAACTGCACGCCAAGATTGGGCAACTGGTGGTGGAGCGGGATTTTTTAG GCGAAAGCCTTCGGTCGATGAGCGTGGACTGGAGGCGGGCGATGGTTGAACCTGCTCACCACCGCCTGTCGATCTCGACACAGTGCCGTTTGCTGCGGATCAGCCGCTCATCCTATTACTACGCACCGGTGCCGGAAACGGACGAGACGCTGGCGCTGATGACGGTGATCGACACGGCGTTCCTGGACTGCCCATGGTACGGCAGCCGCCAGATGGCGCGGCACCTGCGGCGTGCCGGACACGAGGTCGGTCGCCGTCGGGCACGGCGGTTGATGGCGAAGATGGGGCTGACGCCGATCTACCAGCGGCCGCGCACGAGCGATCCGCACCCGCAGCACCGGATCTATCCATACTTGCTGCGCAAGCTGACGATCGAGCGGCCGAACCACGTGTGGTGCGCCGATGTGACATACATCCCCATGCGGCGCGGGTTCCTCTACCTGGTGGCGATCATGGACTGGGCGAGCCGCAAGGTGCTGGCCTGGCGCCTGTCGAACACGATGGACGCCGGCTTCTGCGTCGCGGCGCTGGAGGAGGCGCTGGCCCGGTTCGGCAAGCCAGAAATCTTCAACACAGACCAGGGCAGCCAGTTTACGTCGCAGGCCTTCACCAGCGTGCTGCGCGACGCTGAGGTCCGCATCAGCATGGATGGTCGGGGCCGGTGGATGGACAACGTCTTCATCGAACGCCTCTGGCGATCCCTGAAGTACGAATGCGTCTATCTCCATGCCTTCGAGACCGGATCGGAACTGCGGGCTGGCCTTGGCCGGTGGATCACCTATTACAACACCCAGCGTCCGCACTCGGGCCTGGCCGGGAGAACCCCAGTCGAGGCCTATAGGCGGATCGGACAATCAGATCATGGGGGGCATGCCCCCCATGATCTGATGATCAAACAGGCGGCATAA